The sequence ATACGAAATGATTTCTTATGATTTCAGCACAATTTCAATATGCACACCATCAGGAACTTGAATGCGCATGAGTTGTCTGAGAGCACGGTCACTAGCATCAAGATCGATGAGTCGTTTATGGACGCGCATCTCCCAGTGGTCATAGGTCTCAGTTCCTTCTCCATCAGGTGATTTCCGGCAGGGTACGCGAAGGCGTTTGGTTGGTAGGGGTACTGGTCCCTTGAGTGCAACGCCGGTTCTTTCTGCGATCATTTTAATTTGACTGCATACTTCTTCGAGTTTTTTTGCTTCAGTGCTCGTCAGTGAGATTCGTGCTTTTTGCGCGGTCATCGTGGAGTACTCCTTAGGTTTTTACCATTATAGAAAAAGAAGAAAAGAGCAAGATCATCTTTATTTTGCTTCTTCTACTTCCAAACAGACACCAGCAGCAACAGTTTGTCCCATATCACGGATGGCAAACCGTCCAAGCTGTGGGATTTTCTTTGATGATTCAATCACCATAGGCCTGGTTGGAACGATTTTGACGATTGCTGCATCACCGGTTTTGATGAAATCTGGTTTTTCTTCTTTGACTTGACCGGTTTTTGGATCAAGTTTTTTCAGGATTTCTTCAAATCTGCAGGCAACTTGAGCAGTATAACAGTGGAAGACCGGTGTGTATCCTTTGGTGATAACTGAGGGATGGTTGAGAACCATGATTTGTGCGGTAAATGATTTTGCAACAGTTGGCGGGTCGGTTGTTGGTCCTGCAACATCACCACGTCTGATATCATTTTTATCAAGACCTCGGATGTTTGCACCGATGTTATCTCCTGGTTGAGCTTGGTTGATCATTTCATGGTGCATTTCAATAGTTTTTACCTCTCCGGTTGCTCCACCTGGCTTGTTACTTGGTTTAAATATCAGGTTCATTCCTGGTTTCATAATGCCGCATTCGACTTTTCCAACAGGTACTGTTCCAACTCCTTTGATTGAGTATACATCTTGGATTGGCCATCGGAGCGGCAGGTTGATTGGTTTCTCAGGAACTTTGAACTTGTCAATTGCTTGAAGAATAGTATCTCCTTTCCACCATGAGAGATTCTTTTTCTCTTTGATGTTGTCTCCTTCAAAAGCTGAAACTGGGACGTATTGGAGTTGATCATCTTTGTAGCCAACGCTTTTTGCGAGTTTTTCAACTTCTGCTTTTACTGTTTCAAAGCGTTTCTGATCATACGGTGGCGTAGTTGCATCCATTTGGTTTATTGCAACAATGAGCTGTTTCACACCAAGGGTTCTGGCGAGAAACATATGTTCTTTGGTTTGTGCCATAATGCCGTGTTGTGCTGCGACGACAAGGATTGCTGCATCTGCTTGTGAGGTACCAGTAATCATGTTTTTAACGAAATCTCGGTGACCTGGTGCATCGATGATGGTGATGTAATATTTGTCAGTGTCAAATCGTTTATGGGCAACATCGATGGTAACGCCTCGTTCGCGTTCTTCTTT comes from Candidatus Thermoplasmatota archaeon and encodes:
- the rpsJ gene encoding 30S ribosomal protein S10; translated protein: MTAQKARISLTSTEAKKLEEVCSQIKMIAERTGVALKGPVPLPTKRLRVPCRKSPDGEGTETYDHWEMRVHKRLIDLDASDRALRQLMRIQVPDGVHIEIVLKS
- the tuf gene encoding translation elongation factor EF-1 subunit alpha, which produces MAEKPHLNLVIIGHVDHGKSTLVGRILLDTGQFPAHMVEKFKEEAKAKGKESFALAWIFDQLKEERERGVTIDVAHKRFDTDKYYITIIDAPGHRDFVKNMITGTSQADAAILVVAAQHGIMAQTKEHMFLARTLGVKQLIVAINQMDATTPPYDQKRFETVKAEVEKLAKSVGYKDDQLQYVPVSAFEGDNIKEKKNLSWWKGDTILQAIDKFKVPEKPINLPLRWPIQDVYSIKGVGTVPVGKVECGIMKPGMNLIFKPSNKPGGATGEVKTIEMHHEMINQAQPGDNIGANIRGLDKNDIRRGDVAGPTTDPPTVAKSFTAQIMVLNHPSVITKGYTPVFHCYTAQVACRFEEILKKLDPKTGQVKEEKPDFIKTGDAAIVKIVPTRPMVIESSKKIPQLGRFAIRDMGQTVAAGVCLEVEEAK